The bacterium genome window below encodes:
- the plsY gene encoding glycerol-3-phosphate 1-O-acyltransferase PlsY, with protein sequence MNIKIVLFLLFCYFIGSIPFAYIAGMVLKGIDIREYGSKNTGATNVSRVLGKIPGIIVFVLDFAKGLAPVLLAGHFFKYQENLVIIKILSGLFSVCGHIWTVFLNFKGGKGVASSFGVMAGITPKSTLIVFLIWAIIVFLFRYISLGSIAASLSLPLVVFFVEKEKAAVFIFTLLMSVIVIYKHRENIKRLLAGTENKIGEKIKI encoded by the coding sequence ATGAACATAAAGATTGTTTTATTTTTATTGTTTTGTTATTTTATTGGTTCAATTCCATTCGCTTATATCGCAGGCATGGTCCTAAAGGGGATTGATATCAGGGAATACGGAAGTAAAAATACCGGGGCGACAAATGTATCGCGGGTATTAGGCAAAATACCCGGGATTATAGTTTTTGTTTTGGATTTTGCGAAGGGGCTGGCCCCTGTTTTATTAGCGGGACATTTTTTTAAATATCAGGAAAACCTTGTAATAATTAAAATTTTAAGCGGACTTTTTTCTGTTTGCGGTCATATCTGGACGGTGTTTTTAAATTTCAAGGGGGGAAAGGGTGTTGCTTCGAGTTTTGGCGTAATGGCTGGCATAACACCCAAAAGTACCTTGATTGTGTTTTTGATATGGGCCATTATTGTGTTTTTATTTCGTTATATTTCATTAGGGTCAATCGCGGCGTCTTTATCTTTGCCGCTGGTTGTGTTTTTTGTCGAGAAAGAAAAGGCCGCAGTTTTTATTTTTACGCTGCTTATGTCGGTAATTGTGATTTATAAACACAGGGAAAATATAAAAAGGCTTCTGGCGGGGACAGAAAATAAAATTGGAGAAAAAATAAAAATATGA
- a CDS encoding NAD(P)H-dependent glycerol-3-phosphate dehydrogenase: MKFPGKISKISILGGGSWGTTMAILLAEKGLPVIIWEYFKENAALMERERENKRLLPGIKIPQSVQITDNIEEAVNDSEVLVVALPSHTVRQHMEKVSHLKTNPCAIVILSKGLENGTFFRMSEVIEDCLGGGYREKIVTLSGPSHAEEVSRKFPTAVVVAGRDQDLLENIQQVFGNEYFRIYTNPDQVGVELGGSLKNIIAIACGISDGLGYGDNTKAGLITRGLAEISRFVIAHGANPVTFMGLSGLGDLVVTCTSRHSRNRRLGELIGQGNNLQEALGKMIMVAEGVKTTKSAFDLSKKNKIDMPITCEVYKVLYENQSPREAVNNLLRRKQKSEIGG; the protein is encoded by the coding sequence ATGAAATTCCCGGGAAAAATTTCCAAAATTTCAATACTTGGCGGCGGCAGCTGGGGAACAACAATGGCGATTTTGCTCGCGGAGAAAGGCCTGCCTGTAATTATATGGGAATATTTTAAGGAAAACGCGGCCTTAATGGAAAGGGAAAGAGAGAACAAAAGGCTTCTGCCCGGGATAAAGATCCCTCAAAGCGTGCAAATAACTGATAATATTGAAGAAGCGGTGAATGATTCTGAGGTTTTGGTAGTGGCTTTGCCTTCTCACACTGTGCGCCAGCATATGGAAAAGGTATCTCATTTAAAAACAAATCCATGTGCGATTGTTATTTTAAGCAAGGGGCTGGAGAATGGCACTTTTTTCAGGATGTCGGAAGTAATTGAAGACTGCCTGGGCGGGGGATACAGGGAAAAAATTGTCACTCTTTCAGGTCCGAGCCATGCGGAGGAGGTAAGCCGTAAATTCCCGACTGCCGTGGTTGTTGCCGGCCGGGACCAGGATCTCCTTGAAAATATCCAGCAGGTTTTTGGAAACGAATATTTCCGTATATACACAAATCCTGACCAGGTTGGTGTTGAACTTGGAGGATCTTTAAAAAATATTATAGCGATTGCCTGCGGTATAAGCGACGGTCTCGGTTATGGTGATAATACAAAGGCAGGGCTTATAACACGCGGGCTTGCTGAAATCTCGCGTTTTGTGATTGCTCATGGTGCGAACCCTGTTACATTTATGGGACTTTCCGGGCTTGGAGACCTTGTGGTAACATGCACAAGCAGACACAGCAGAAACAGGAGGCTGGGGGAATTAATCGGACAGGGAAATAATTTACAGGAGGCCCTTGGAAAAATGATTATGGTCGCGGAAGGAGTTAAAACCACGAAATCCGCGTTTGATTTATCGAAAAAAAATAAAATTGACATGCCCATTA